A genomic segment from Triticum dicoccoides isolate Atlit2015 ecotype Zavitan chromosome 1A, WEW_v2.0, whole genome shotgun sequence encodes:
- the LOC119358926 gene encoding ABC transporter D family member 1-like — protein sequence MPSLQLLQLTERGRGLLASRRRTLAVVSGALVAGGALAYARSGRGQRRRGRPEAANDGDDALARNGERPGHNGTDGRLAGTSKRRKSALKSLHFLAAILLKKIGPNGTRYLLGLMLTAVLRTAVGHRLAKVQGFLFKAAFLRRVPTFTGLIIENLILCFLQLAVYQTSKYLTGSLNLRFKKILTDLVHADYFQNMVYYKISHVDHRISNPEQRIASDIPKFCSELSELVQDDLAAVAEGLIYTWRLCSYASPKYMLWILGYILVAGGAIRNFSPAFGKMKSTEQHLEGEYRQLHSRLRTHAESVAFYGGEKREEYHIMHRFRALVGHLKHVLHENWWFGMIQDFFLKYFGATVAVVLIIEPFFSGDLRPDSSTLGRADMLSNLRYHTSVIIALFQSLGTLSISSRRLNILSGYADRIRELLDVSRELSGVRDRSLNHSSSIGNYISEANHIEFSGVKVVTPAGNVLVDDLTLRVETGSNLLITGPNGSGKSSLFRVLGGLWPLVSGHIVKPGVGSDLNKEIFYVPQRPYTAVGTLREQLIYPLTADQETEPLSYDGMVDLLKNVDLEYLLERYPLDKEVNWGDELSLGEQQRLGMARLFYHKPKFAILDECTSAVTIDMEERFCKKVRAMGTSCITISHRPALVAFHNIVLSLDGEGGWDVQHRRDDSSFYTEESELTSLETERKSDALTVQRAFMNRAKSNASLRSKDSYSTKVIANSPKLETGQTVRTPVIPHLQCSPRPLPLRAAAMLKILVPKLLDKQGGQLLSVALLIFSRTVISDRIASLNGTTVKFVLEQDKAAFVRLVGVSVLQSAANSFVAPSLRTLTSRLALGWRIRLTNHLLQYYLRRNAFYKVFNMSDKSIDADQRLTLDVDKLTTDLAGLVTGMVKPLVDILWFTWRMKLLSGRRGVGILYAYMLLGLGFLRAISPDFGHLASEEQELEGTFRFMHSRLRTHAESIAFFGGGSREKAMVEAKFMKLLNHSKVLLRKQWLYGIVDDFVTKQLPHNVTWGLSLLYALEHKGDRALTSTQGELAHALRFLASVVSQSFIAFGDILELHKKFLELSGGINRIFELEETLRAAQKDALVPSSAISAASDEIIEFHEVDIVTPSQKLLARKLSCSVVQGKSLLLTGPNGTGKSSVFRVLRDLWPAFSGRVTKPSEGMFHVPQSPYTSLGTLRDQIIYPMSREEAEMKILSLYKASNRSSAPELLDDHLKTVLVNVRLVYLLEREGWDSTPNWEDVLSLGEQQRLGMARLFFHHPKFGILDECTNATSVDVEEHLYRLATNMGITVITSSQRPALIPFHSVELKLIDGEGNWELCEIQH from the exons ATGCCGTCCCTGCAGCTGCTGCAGCTCACCGAGCGCGGGCGGGGGCTCCTGGCGTCCCGGAG GAGGACGCTGGCGGTTGTCTCCGGCGCGCTGGTCGCTGGCGGGGCGTTGGCATACGCGCGGTCGGGCCGAGGCCAAAGGAGGAGAGGCCGTCCGGAAGCCGCCAACGATGGTGATGATGCATTGGCCAGGAATGGGGAAAGGCCGGGTCACAACGGCACGGATGGCCGGTTGGCCGGGACATCGAAGCGGAGGAAGAGCGCGCTCAAGTCCTTGCATTTCTTGGCCGCTATCCTGCTCAAGAAGATTGGCCCGAATGGCACGCGATACCTTCTTGGCTTGATGCTGACAGCC GTGCTGCGTACTGCTGTTGGGCATAGattagcaaaagttcaaggctttcTGTTTAAAGCGGCATTTCTTCGGCGGGTTCCAACCTTTACAGGCCTAATTATAGAAAATCTGATCTTATGCTTTCTCCAATTAGCAGTATACCAGACCTCAAAATACTTAACTGGGTCTCTGAACTTGCGCTTCAAGAAAATTTTAACAGACCTCGTCCATGCCGATTATTTCCAG AATATGGTTTACTACAAGATCTCTCATGTGGATCATCGAATATCAAACCCAGAACAAAGGATTGCGAGTGATATTCCGAAGTTCTGTTCTGAACTCAGTGAACTTGTACAGGATGATTTGGCTGCAGTTGCAGAAGGCTTGATATATACCTGGCGTCTCTGTTCTTATGCTAGTCCGAAATACATGCTTTGGATTCTG GGATATATACTAGTTGCTGGTGGAGCAATTAGAAATTTCTCTCCTGCTTTTGGAAAGATGAAATCTACAGAGCAGCACTTAGAAGGGGAGTATCGTCAACTTCATTCACGCTTAAGAACTCATGCTGAGAGTGTAGCATTTTATGGTGGTGAGAAGAGAGAAGAATATCATATTATGCACCGATTCCGAGCTCTTGTTGGGCACTTGAAGCATGTACTCCATGAAAACTGGTGGTTCGGCATGATTCAAGATTTCTTTCTGAAGTACTTCGGTGCCACTGTAGCAGTTGTTCTTATTATCGAACCGTTCTTCTCCGGCGACCTTAGACCTGATTCATCTACACTAGGAAGGGCTGATATGTTGAGTAACCTTCGATACCACACGAGCGTGATCATAGCACTATTTCAGTCTCTCGGGACCCTCTCTATCAGCTCTAGGCGTTTGAATATCCTGAG TGGCTATGCAGACCGGATTCGTGAGTTACTAGATGTTTCACGTGAGCTGTCTGGGGTCCGTGATAGATCGTTGAATCACAGCTCTTCTATCGGGAATTACATCAGCGAAGCAAACCATATAGAATTTTCTGGCGTTAAG GTGGTGACACCCGCTGGGAATGTTTTGGTTGACGATTTAACTCTCCGAGTAGAAACTGGATCTAATCTTTTAATCACCG GTCCCAATGGTAGTGGAAAAAGCTCCCTTTTTCGGGTCCTTGGGGGCCTATGGCCGCTAGTATCTGGCCATATTGTCAAACCTGGTGTTGGTTCCGATCTTAACAAGGAAATCTTTTATGTCCCACAAAGACCATACACAGCTGTTGGCACACTTCGCGAACAGCTAATCTATCCTCTCACAGCAGATCAGGAGACTGAACCACTTAGCTATGATGGCATGGTGGACCTTCTAAAGAAT GTTGATCTGGAATACTTGCTAGAACGTTATCCTCTTGACAAGGAAGTTAACTGGGGCGATGAGCTATCCCTTGGCGAGCAACAAAGATTAGGAATGGCCAGGCTGttctaccataagccaaagtttgctaTTCTTGATGAGTGTACTAGTGCTGTGACAATTGATATGGAAGAACGTTTTTGCAAAAAGGTTCGAGCGATGGGAACATCATGCATAACAATATCTCATCGCCCAGCGTTAGTTGCATTTCATAATATTGTTTTGTCATTGGACGGTGAAGGAGGGTGGGATGTTCAGCACAGAAG ggatgaCTCATCCTTTTACACTGAAGAGTCTGAACTTACATCACTGGAAACTGAACGTAAATCGGATGCCCTAACTGTTCAAAGGGCTTTTATGAACAGGGCAAAG AGCAATGCTTCATTAAGATCCAAGGATTCCTACTCTACAAAGGTCATAGCAAATTCCCCCAAGTTGGAAACAGGGCAAACAGTACGAACACCTGTAATCCCACATTTGCAATGCTCCCCAAGGCCTCTCCCTCTGAGAGCAGCTGCAATGCTCAAAATATTG GTTCCTAAATTACTGGACAAACAAGGAGGGCAGTTGCTTTCTGTTGCTCTACTTATTTTCTCTCGCACCGTGATCTCGGATCGTATTGCTTCACTGAATG GGACTACTGTGAAGTTTGTCTTGGAGCAGGATAAAGCTGCTTTCGTTCGGTTGGTTGGCGTCAGTGTTCTGCAGAGTGCTGCAAATTCTTTCGTCGCACCATCTCTGAG AACCCTTACTTCAAGACTTGCCCTTGGATGGCGAATTCGCTTGACCAACCATTTGCTTCAATATTATTTGAGAAGAAATGCATTCTACAAG GTATTCAATATGTCAGATAAAAGTATCGATGCAGACCAAAGACTAACACTTGATGTGGATAAGTTGACCACTGACCTTGCTGGCTTGGTTACCGGAATGGTAAAACCACTAGTTGACATTCTTTG GTTTACATGGAGAATGAAGCTTTTGTCTGGCCGAAGAGGAGTTGGTATATTGTATGCTTACATGTTACTAGGATTGGGTTTCCTGAGAGCTATATCACCCGACTTTGGCCATCTTGCAAGTGAGGAACAAGAACTTGAAGGAACATTCAG GTTCATGCACTCGAGGCTGCGGACTCATGCTGAATCAATCGCTTTCTTTGGTGGTGGTTCAAGAGAAAAAGCT ATGGTCGAGGCTAAGTTCATGAAATTGCTTAACCACTCAAAGGTTCTGTTGAGAAAACAATGGCTTTATGGTATTGTTGATGATTTTGTGACAAAGCAACTCCCGCACAATGTGACATGGGGTCTGAGTTTGTTATATGCTCTGGAGCACAAGGGAGACAGAGCTTTGACTTCGACACAAG GGGAGCTCGCACATGCTCTGCGGTTCTTGGCATCAGTGGTGTCACAAAGCTTCATAGCCTTTGGCGATATTCTTGAGTTGCAcaaaaaattccttgaactttctgGTGGGATTAACCGGATCTTTGAGCTCGAGGAGACTCTGCGTGCAGCTCAAAAGG ATGCTCTGGTGCCTTCCAGTGCCATTAGTGCAGCCTCAGACGAAATTATTGAATTCCATGAAGTGGACATTGTAACACCATCGCAGAAGCTATTGGCTAGGAAGCTGTCATGCAGTGTGGTACAAGGGAAAAGCCTTCTTTTGACTG GCCCCAATGGTACCGGGAAGAGCTCTGTTTTTAGGGTGCTCAGAGATTTATGGCCTGCCTTTTCTGGGAGAGTTACCAAGCCCTCTGAAGGGATGTTCCATGTTCCTCAGAGTCCATACACCAGCTTGGGAACCCTTCGGGATCAGATCATATACCCTATGTCAAGGGAGGAAGCAGAGATGAAGATTCTTTCATTATATAAAGCTA GCAACAGGTCTAGTGCTCCTGAGTTGCTAGATGACCACCTGAAGACGGTTCTTGTGAATGTCCGGTTGGTCTACCTTCTAGAGAGAGAAGGTTGGGACTCTACCCCAAACTGGGAAGATGTTTTGTCGCTGGGAGAACAGCAGAGGCTTGGGATG GCTCGTTTGTTCTTCCACCATCCAAAATTCGGCATCCTCGACGAGTGCACAAA TGCTACGAGTGTTGATGTTGAAGAGCATCTGTACAGGCTAGCAACAAACATGGGCATAACTGTGATCACTTCATCACAA AGGCCTGCTCTTATACCCTTCCACTCCGTGGAGTTGAAGCTCATCGACGGCGAGGGAAACTGGGAGTTGTGCGAGATCCAGCACTGA